In Luteimonas viscosa, the following proteins share a genomic window:
- a CDS encoding Hsp33 family molecular chaperone HslO: MPLPPTPSDSDRLTRFLLPLAGVRGVRVHLHDAWARIRASDEYPVAVSELLGEAVAAAALFTGHAKVQGRLSVQLRGENGLRTLFAECTAAGTLRGIAQLAEGEAAPPSRDLRDLGAGAFLAITIENPGLREREPSRYQGLVPLQADSLAGAFEDYFRQSEQLPTRVLLAADDRHAAGLMLQKLPGDEGDEDGWNRAGALFDTLSGAELLASSATTLLTRLFHEDGVEQFGDRALAFGCSCSRERVGAMLRSLGWDEARAAVIDGAARIRCEFCGARYAYAEGEVEALFAGPEADLAAPERVQ, from the coding sequence ATGCCCCTGCCCCCGACGCCGTCCGACAGCGACCGGCTCACCCGCTTCCTGCTGCCCCTGGCCGGCGTGCGCGGCGTGCGCGTCCACCTGCACGACGCCTGGGCGCGGATCCGCGCCTCCGACGAGTATCCCGTCGCGGTGTCGGAACTGCTGGGCGAAGCGGTCGCCGCCGCCGCACTGTTCACCGGCCACGCCAAGGTGCAGGGCCGCCTGTCCGTGCAGCTGCGCGGCGAGAACGGCCTGCGTACCCTGTTCGCCGAGTGCACCGCCGCCGGCACGCTGCGCGGGATCGCACAACTGGCCGAAGGCGAGGCCGCGCCGCCATCGCGCGACCTGCGCGATCTCGGCGCCGGCGCCTTCCTGGCGATCACGATCGAGAACCCCGGCCTGCGCGAGCGCGAGCCGAGCCGCTACCAGGGACTGGTGCCGCTGCAAGCGGATTCGCTGGCGGGGGCGTTCGAAGACTATTTCCGGCAGTCCGAACAGCTGCCCACGCGCGTGCTGCTCGCCGCCGACGATCGCCACGCGGCGGGCCTGATGCTGCAGAAGCTGCCTGGCGACGAGGGCGACGAGGACGGATGGAACCGGGCCGGCGCGTTGTTCGACACGCTGTCGGGCGCGGAGCTGCTGGCCTCGTCCGCCACCACCCTGCTTACCCGCCTGTTCCATGAGGACGGGGTCGAACAGTTCGGCGACCGGGCACTGGCCTTCGGCTGCTCATGCTCCCGCGAGCGCGTGGGGGCGATGCTGCGGTCGCTCGGCTGGGACGAGGCCCGGGCCGCGGTGATCGATGGCGCCGCGCGGATCCGCTGCGAATTCTGCGGCGCCCGCTACGCCTACGCCGAGGGCGAGGTGGAGGCCCTGTTCGCCGGCCCGGAGGCCGATCTGGCGGCACCTGAACGCGTTCAGTGA
- a CDS encoding TonB-dependent receptor domain-containing protein, protein MRLKRNKLRDAIAFSLAVSAVTLAGTGAAFAQDAQDAQTEQAAETPTSLDAITVTGSRIKSQTFTASSPITEINAEEFTQFGATTVEDLVNQYPQIDLNFDNFANNGSFGHATISMRGLGAQRTLTLVNGRRLPASRNEITDPSIVPAAMIRRVDILSGGASAIYGADAVAGVVNFVLDDQFEGVSLNYGYSAYQHDNDNEEIQALNEERGFPYPTGNSGFDGISRNADIVVGGSFADNRGHAVGWLTWRENEALYQGQRDYSSCSVFFDAEVCGGSGTADPGRFSVNQFEDGAVVPWAPGTNNNYIWNGSGYENGTYVYNYAPINFYQRPDKRITAGFMGSYEINEYFEPYIEALFLERRSDVQIAESGAFGVPINVDCDNERIGTLCADAGVTTDMARITMWKRNVEGGPRISSADDSTHRITAGVRGSLFDSSWTYDVSLLSGRTKTIDIGKNDFLITRISAAALGCTDPVYGTFPGCQPYDIWTDEIDPEAAAAMAGTSFSIFKTGYRAFSAEANGYLGWGFPSADGEEIGLAVGMERRDYTYESEYDGDSAAGNFAGAGAASLPVDASNTVNDFFVEAALPFYVGDGAFNRFDASLGYRYSDDDTSGNYDTYKVGLSGMFLDSKLLVRAGYNRAVRSPSLNDLYYPQRIALNAGGTDLCAGPEFDEDGERQLNYTPEQCARTGVPIEAYGNVPANPANQYNNITGGNPSLEPEIADTYTVGFAIEPIEDLNLSLDWYSVEIEGAIGGIGYNTIQILCMEQNLYCDRISRDARAGEYDLWVGLASDPLTGNIDNLPDNIGVFERSGLDLAANYSFAIGPGRLTTSVVGNYVLKDFTQTLASQPSTAFECKGLVNDTYLCQTPKWRHVASLRYGWDRYTAGLRWRYIDGMDYNDVDGTPLTDIIWFDGGVPSYSYLDLSGSMSFGQAMLTLGVNNVLDKEPPFSGDSGLSANANALGGYDQVGRYIFGSISLKF, encoded by the coding sequence ATGAGACTCAAGAGAAACAAGCTCCGGGACGCCATTGCGTTCTCGCTTGCTGTAAGTGCGGTGACCCTCGCCGGCACCGGCGCCGCTTTCGCGCAGGACGCGCAGGACGCGCAGACGGAACAGGCCGCGGAAACGCCTACGAGCCTTGATGCGATCACCGTTACCGGTTCGCGCATCAAGAGCCAGACCTTCACTGCCTCCAGCCCCATTACGGAAATCAACGCGGAGGAGTTCACCCAGTTCGGTGCCACCACGGTCGAGGATCTGGTCAACCAGTATCCCCAGATCGATCTGAATTTCGACAACTTCGCGAACAACGGTTCCTTCGGCCACGCGACCATTTCGATGCGCGGCCTGGGCGCCCAGCGCACGCTGACCCTGGTCAACGGACGCCGCCTGCCGGCGAGCCGAAATGAAATCACCGACCCGTCCATCGTCCCGGCGGCCATGATCCGCCGAGTCGACATCCTGTCCGGTGGCGCTTCGGCCATCTACGGTGCGGACGCCGTTGCCGGCGTTGTCAACTTCGTCCTCGACGACCAGTTCGAGGGCGTCAGCCTCAACTACGGTTATTCGGCCTACCAGCACGACAACGATAACGAGGAGATCCAAGCCCTCAACGAGGAGCGTGGCTTCCCGTACCCGACCGGCAACTCGGGCTTTGACGGCATCAGCCGCAACGCGGACATCGTGGTGGGCGGCAGCTTCGCCGACAACCGCGGCCACGCGGTGGGCTGGCTGACCTGGCGCGAGAACGAGGCCCTGTACCAGGGTCAGCGCGACTACTCCTCCTGCTCCGTGTTCTTTGACGCCGAGGTGTGCGGCGGTTCCGGTACCGCTGATCCGGGCCGCTTCTCGGTCAACCAGTTTGAAGATGGCGCGGTGGTCCCGTGGGCGCCAGGCACCAATAACAACTACATCTGGAACGGCAGCGGGTACGAGAACGGCACCTACGTGTACAACTACGCGCCGATCAACTTCTACCAGCGTCCCGACAAGCGGATTACCGCCGGCTTCATGGGCAGCTACGAGATCAACGAGTACTTCGAACCGTACATCGAGGCCCTGTTCCTCGAGCGCCGCTCCGATGTCCAGATCGCGGAATCCGGCGCCTTCGGCGTGCCGATCAACGTGGACTGCGACAACGAACGGATCGGTACCCTGTGCGCCGACGCAGGCGTCACCACCGACATGGCCCGCATCACCATGTGGAAGCGCAACGTGGAGGGCGGCCCGCGCATCAGCAGTGCGGACGACAGCACCCACCGCATCACCGCGGGCGTGAGGGGTTCGCTCTTCGACTCGTCCTGGACCTACGACGTGTCGCTGCTGTCCGGCAGGACCAAGACCATCGACATCGGCAAGAACGACTTCCTGATCACCAGGATCTCCGCCGCCGCGCTGGGTTGTACCGATCCGGTCTATGGCACCTTCCCGGGCTGCCAGCCGTACGACATCTGGACCGACGAGATCGATCCGGAAGCCGCCGCGGCGATGGCCGGCACCAGCTTCAGCATCTTCAAGACCGGTTACCGCGCATTCTCCGCGGAAGCCAACGGCTACCTAGGCTGGGGCTTCCCGTCTGCCGATGGCGAGGAAATCGGCCTGGCCGTGGGTATGGAGCGCCGCGACTACACCTACGAAAGCGAATACGATGGCGATTCCGCCGCTGGCAACTTTGCTGGCGCCGGTGCCGCCAGCCTGCCGGTGGATGCCTCCAACACCGTCAACGACTTCTTCGTGGAAGCCGCGCTGCCGTTCTACGTGGGTGATGGAGCCTTCAACCGCTTCGATGCCTCGCTGGGCTACCGCTACTCCGACGACGACACCTCAGGCAACTACGACACCTACAAGGTCGGCCTGAGCGGCATGTTCCTGGACAGCAAGCTGCTGGTCCGTGCCGGTTACAACCGCGCGGTGCGTTCGCCGAGCCTGAACGACCTTTACTACCCGCAGCGCATCGCCCTGAACGCGGGCGGCACCGACCTCTGTGCCGGCCCGGAGTTTGACGAAGATGGCGAGCGGCAGCTCAATTACACGCCGGAACAATGCGCGCGGACGGGCGTTCCGATTGAAGCCTATGGCAACGTGCCGGCCAATCCGGCCAACCAGTACAACAACATCACGGGCGGCAATCCCAGCCTCGAACCGGAAATCGCCGATACCTATACCGTCGGCTTCGCAATCGAACCGATCGAAGACCTGAACCTGTCCCTGGACTGGTACAGCGTCGAGATCGAGGGTGCGATCGGTGGCATCGGCTACAACACCATCCAGATCCTCTGCATGGAGCAGAACCTGTACTGCGACCGGATCAGCCGAGACGCACGCGCGGGAGAGTACGACCTGTGGGTGGGCCTGGCTTCGGATCCGCTGACCGGCAACATCGACAACCTGCCCGACAACATCGGTGTCTTCGAGCGTTCCGGTCTCGACCTGGCCGCGAACTATTCGTTCGCGATCGGCCCGGGCCGTCTGACCACCAGCGTGGTCGGCAATTACGTCCTGAAGGACTTCACCCAGACGCTGGCCTCCCAACCAAGCACCGCCTTCGAGTGCAAGGGCCTGGTCAACGACACCTACCTTTGCCAGACGCCGAAGTGGCGTCATGTCGCCTCGCTGCGGTATGGGTGGGACCGTTACACCGCTGGCCTGCGCTGGCGCTACATCGACGGCATGGACTACAACGACGTGGACGGCACCCCGCTGACCGACATCATCTGGTTTGATGGAGGCGTTCCTTCCTACAGCTATCTGGACCTGAGCGGCAGCATGAGCTTTGGCCAGGCGATGCTGACCTTGGGCGTGAACAACGTGCTCGACAAGGAGCCGCCGTTCTCGGGCGACAGTGGCCTTTCGGCCAACGCCAACGCGCTGGGCGGTTACGACCAGGTGGGCCGTTACATCTTCGGCAGCATCTCCCTGAAGTTCTGA
- a CDS encoding putative 2OG-Fe(II) oxygenase has translation MPSARGQPLNAAQAERFRQALGLLQSGQREQALSIAKKLAEQAPQAADTWQLLGMCLAEIGRQKQADAAFEHALALLPGNAVVSRNYGMCLARHGKALRAQGRWEAAEPVLRKALALSPKQVSAWVDLGVVLRSLGRIEEALAAFHRAQGMLHQRGVSQPELQDAISGVLADAGRRVEALTNARKLVALHPDYAPAHESLGNLLWEHGAELAPDEDPLGEFRAAAREQPDNRELQLAFARMLLAAKRPDETLALLHPLRRREPGNALLDWFAADALDALRQHEQAAPLYAAAARGELGMLPEFLNARARHAFRTRDFDLAASCAGKAVEIDPDGQEGWSLLGTAWRLAGDEREYWLCDYDRLVGYIEVAAPPGFSDVSAFLQRLAARLHTMHNAGREPVNQSVRGGTQTAGQLFGRDDAVVRAAEHALRTAVEQWLATLPDDVDHPFLSRRQRSVRFAGSWSVRLTSSGRHSNHIHPKGWASSAFYVALPDSVLESDSESCAGWIQFGQPLEDLGLDLLPRRVIRPRPGYLALFPSYMWHGTVPFEARESRLTIAFDMQPKT, from the coding sequence GTGCCTTCAGCTCGCGGCCAGCCGTTGAATGCAGCTCAGGCAGAGCGCTTCAGGCAGGCGCTCGGGCTTTTGCAATCCGGACAGCGTGAGCAGGCACTTTCCATTGCCAAAAAGCTGGCCGAGCAGGCGCCACAGGCAGCGGATACGTGGCAGTTGTTGGGCATGTGTCTGGCGGAAATCGGTCGACAAAAGCAAGCCGATGCTGCGTTCGAACACGCATTGGCCTTGCTGCCGGGCAACGCCGTGGTGTCGCGCAACTACGGCATGTGCCTCGCCCGGCATGGCAAGGCGTTGCGTGCGCAAGGCCGGTGGGAAGCAGCAGAGCCGGTGCTGCGCAAGGCGCTTGCGTTGTCGCCGAAACAGGTGTCCGCATGGGTCGACCTGGGGGTGGTGTTGCGTTCGCTGGGGCGCATCGAGGAGGCGCTCGCCGCGTTCCATCGGGCACAAGGAATGCTGCATCAGCGCGGCGTCAGCCAGCCTGAATTGCAGGATGCCATCAGTGGTGTTCTGGCGGACGCGGGCCGTCGGGTGGAAGCCTTGACGAATGCGCGCAAGCTCGTCGCCCTGCATCCGGATTATGCGCCGGCTCACGAATCACTGGGCAATCTGCTGTGGGAGCATGGCGCGGAACTTGCGCCGGACGAAGACCCGCTGGGAGAGTTTCGTGCCGCAGCGCGGGAGCAGCCGGACAATCGCGAGCTGCAGCTTGCATTCGCGCGAATGTTGTTGGCGGCGAAGCGTCCGGATGAAACGTTGGCGCTGCTGCATCCGCTCCGCCGGCGGGAACCGGGCAACGCATTGCTGGACTGGTTCGCCGCCGATGCGCTGGACGCGCTGCGGCAGCACGAACAAGCCGCGCCGTTGTACGCCGCGGCGGCACGTGGCGAGCTGGGCATGCTGCCGGAGTTTCTCAATGCGCGCGCGCGGCATGCGTTTCGCACGCGGGATTTCGACCTGGCCGCCAGCTGCGCGGGAAAGGCGGTGGAGATCGATCCGGATGGCCAGGAAGGCTGGAGTCTTCTGGGCACCGCGTGGCGGCTGGCCGGCGATGAGCGCGAATACTGGCTTTGCGACTACGACAGGCTGGTCGGCTATATCGAGGTCGCGGCGCCACCGGGCTTCAGCGACGTGTCCGCGTTCCTGCAGAGGCTCGCAGCCAGACTGCACACCATGCACAACGCCGGGCGCGAACCGGTGAACCAGAGCGTTCGTGGCGGCACGCAGACGGCGGGTCAGCTGTTCGGACGGGACGATGCGGTCGTACGCGCGGCGGAACATGCGCTGCGCACGGCGGTCGAGCAGTGGCTGGCCACGCTGCCGGATGATGTGGACCATCCTTTCCTATCACGCAGGCAGCGCAGCGTGCGTTTCGCCGGTTCGTGGTCGGTGAGGCTCACGTCATCGGGGCGTCACTCCAACCACATCCACCCCAAGGGCTGGGCAAGTTCCGCTTTCTACGTCGCGCTGCCAGACAGCGTGCTTGAATCCGACAGCGAATCTTGCGCTGGATGGATCCAGTTCGGTCAGCCTTTGGAAGATTTGGGGCTCGACCTCCTGCCGCGTCGCGTCATCCGGCCCAGGCCGGGCTACCTGGCACTGTTCCCTTCCTACATGTGGCATGGCACCGTGCCATTCGAGGCGCGGGAATCGCGGCTGACCATCGCCTTCGACATGCAACCGAAGACATAG
- a CDS encoding aspartyl/asparaginyl beta-hydroxylase domain-containing protein — protein MNEQLSSLVNAAGAAAAAGRWQEAERLWRQVQSLDPGNVQALYSLGVHAFQRGDLKTALVLLQQAHVRAPRDPMILLTIGRIHREAEGPEQEWGAIIAALEIDPYFLPALLGKGEFLEQQRKPRAAAAVFRDVLKVAPAEPEWPPALRRRLAHARDVVEQDTRELIEYLGHRVDAKRATVDKALAGRWDEAMSILAGRTQPFHSHCNQLHVPRLPAVTFYDDALFPWMRELEARTDAIKTELQEMIASRGEEFVPYIQYKPGDPVNQWDKLNHSRNWSGFHLYAHGEPVAEHLAQCPRTAEALALVDAVEIAGLCPNAMFSALAPGAHIPPHTGETNARLVAHLPLVVPERCSYRVGFDWREWREGKCWVFDDTLEHEARNDSDQVRVILMFDVWNPLLSLPERELAMALAGAMREWRTASDAA, from the coding sequence GTGAACGAACAGCTGTCGTCTTTGGTGAACGCCGCCGGGGCCGCCGCCGCGGCCGGACGCTGGCAGGAGGCCGAACGGCTGTGGAGGCAGGTCCAGTCGCTGGATCCGGGCAACGTACAGGCGCTTTACAGCCTGGGCGTGCACGCGTTCCAGCGTGGCGACTTGAAGACCGCACTGGTGCTGCTGCAGCAAGCACACGTGCGGGCGCCGCGGGACCCGATGATCCTGCTGACGATCGGCCGGATCCATCGCGAGGCCGAAGGTCCGGAGCAGGAGTGGGGCGCCATCATCGCCGCGCTCGAGATCGATCCCTATTTCCTGCCCGCACTCCTTGGAAAGGGCGAGTTCCTCGAGCAGCAGCGCAAGCCCAGGGCTGCTGCCGCGGTCTTCCGCGATGTACTCAAGGTCGCGCCGGCTGAGCCGGAGTGGCCACCTGCACTCCGGAGACGGCTTGCACATGCGCGCGATGTGGTCGAGCAGGACACCCGGGAACTCATCGAATACCTGGGGCATCGGGTGGACGCGAAGCGTGCCACGGTTGACAAGGCGTTGGCGGGACGCTGGGACGAAGCGATGTCGATCCTGGCGGGCCGCACTCAACCCTTCCATTCGCACTGCAACCAACTCCACGTGCCAAGACTGCCGGCCGTGACCTTCTACGACGACGCGCTGTTCCCCTGGATGCGGGAACTCGAGGCGCGTACCGACGCGATCAAGACCGAGTTGCAGGAGATGATTGCCAGCCGGGGCGAGGAGTTCGTCCCCTACATCCAGTACAAGCCCGGGGACCCGGTCAACCAGTGGGACAAGCTCAACCACTCGCGCAACTGGAGTGGTTTCCATCTGTATGCCCATGGCGAACCGGTGGCGGAACACCTGGCGCAGTGCCCGCGGACGGCGGAGGCGCTGGCGCTGGTGGACGCGGTGGAGATCGCGGGCCTGTGCCCGAATGCCATGTTCTCCGCGCTGGCGCCGGGCGCGCATATCCCGCCACATACTGGTGAAACCAATGCCCGGTTGGTCGCGCATCTGCCGCTGGTGGTGCCGGAGAGGTGCAGTTACCGCGTCGGCTTCGACTGGCGGGAGTGGCGCGAGGGCAAGTGTTGGGTGTTCGACGACACGCTCGAGCACGAGGCCCGCAACGACAGCGACCAGGTACGCGTGATCCTGATGTTCGACGTGTGGAATCCATTGCTCAGCCTGCCCGAGCGGGAATTGGCGATGGCGTTGGCGGGTGCGATGCGTGAGTGGCGCACTGCGAGCGATGCTGCCTGA
- a CDS encoding helix-turn-helix domain-containing protein, translated as MSVSIDLVNALKRGLRAQGMTYRELAQRLKLSEAAVKRMFSRRAMSLLRLEQICEVLGVGLAELGAEAGRGREPMAQLERAQEQALVDDPALMLAMFLSINRWRQEDVMAHFEFTLPQWTGLLVKLDRLGIIELMPGNRARPLTARNFRWLVDGPMERHFRGTLLGDYFADPFDGEQDRLLLLSGSLSPDGVTQMKQRLEDVAREFDGLLARDASLPASERVGVSLVLAQKPWLLRLFGPYRRAQDR; from the coding sequence ATGAGTGTGTCGATCGACCTGGTCAATGCGCTCAAGCGCGGACTGCGCGCGCAGGGCATGACCTACCGCGAGCTGGCACAGCGGCTCAAGCTGAGCGAAGCGGCGGTCAAGCGCATGTTCTCGCGCCGCGCGATGAGCCTGCTGCGGCTGGAGCAGATCTGCGAGGTCCTCGGCGTCGGCCTGGCCGAACTCGGCGCCGAAGCCGGGCGCGGACGCGAACCGATGGCGCAACTGGAGCGGGCGCAGGAGCAGGCGCTGGTCGACGACCCCGCCCTGATGCTGGCGATGTTCCTCAGCATCAACCGCTGGCGCCAGGAGGACGTGATGGCGCATTTCGAGTTCACCCTACCGCAATGGACCGGCCTGCTGGTGAAGCTCGACCGCCTGGGCATCATCGAACTGATGCCGGGCAACCGCGCCCGCCCGCTGACCGCGCGCAACTTCCGCTGGCTGGTCGACGGGCCGATGGAGCGCCACTTCCGCGGCACCCTGCTGGGCGACTACTTCGCCGATCCGTTCGACGGCGAACAGGACCGGCTGCTGCTGCTCAGCGGCAGCCTCAGCCCGGACGGCGTGACCCAGATGAAACAGCGGCTGGAGGATGTCGCCCGCGAGTTCGACGGCCTGCTCGCGCGCGATGCCTCGCTCCCGGCGTCGGAGCGCGTCGGCGTCAGCCTGGTGCTGGCGCAGAAGCCATGGTTGCTGCGGCTGTTCGGGCCTTACCGGCGGGCGCAGGATCGATGA
- a CDS encoding TetR/AcrR family transcriptional regulator has product MARTAAKPQGSDAAAAPGDAGKPPERTGRLSAEDWAQAALDLIAEQGVAAVAVEPLARRLGVTKGSFYWHFPSREALLQAALERWENVEQEAVFGTLERVPDPRERLRALFQMVAHEYQSHVIYSALLKALDHPAVQPVIDRVSKRRLDYLTASFRQTGLGREDALHRARLTYSAYVGFLQLNLQLHQARMPQEEFEAYVEHLARTLVPA; this is encoded by the coding sequence ATGGCCAGAACCGCCGCCAAGCCCCAAGGCTCCGACGCCGCTGCCGCGCCTGGCGATGCGGGCAAGCCGCCGGAACGGACCGGTCGCCTGAGCGCCGAGGACTGGGCCCAGGCCGCACTCGACCTGATCGCCGAGCAGGGCGTGGCGGCGGTGGCGGTCGAACCGCTGGCGCGCCGGCTCGGCGTGACCAAGGGCAGCTTCTACTGGCATTTCCCCTCGCGCGAGGCGCTGCTGCAGGCCGCGCTGGAACGCTGGGAGAACGTCGAGCAGGAGGCGGTGTTCGGCACCCTCGAGCGCGTGCCCGACCCGCGCGAGCGCCTGCGCGCGCTGTTCCAGATGGTGGCCCACGAATACCAGTCGCACGTGATCTACAGCGCGCTGCTCAAGGCGCTCGACCACCCGGCCGTGCAGCCGGTGATCGACCGCGTCTCCAAGCGCCGCCTCGACTACCTCACCGCCTCGTTCCGGCAGACCGGCCTCGGCCGCGAGGATGCCCTGCACCGCGCGCGGCTGACGTATTCGGCCTACGTCGGCTTCCTCCAGCTCAACCTGCAATTGCACCAGGCGCGGATGCCGCAGGAGGAATTCGAAGCCTATGTCGAGCACCTGGCGAGGACCCTGGTGCCGGCCTGA
- a CDS encoding acyl-CoA dehydrogenase, with protein sequence MSVALPFIAFLLVGAFAAYHRLRLAVWVAITAVVLAACWLFGANQAATLVAALLLAAIALPLLLPFVRKPLVTTPLLKFFRKVLPPLSQTERIALETGSVGFEGELFTGDPDWNKLLSYPKPQLTEEEQAFLDGPVETLCRMVDDWQINHVHADLPPELWQFIKDNRFFGMIIPKEYGGLGFSALAHHKVIQKLASISSVVSSTVGVPNSLGPGELLMHYGTPEQKDYYLPRLAAGEEVPCFGLTGPFAGSDATSIPDFGIVCKGEWNGANVLGLRLTFNKRYITLAPVASLIGLAFRMYDPDGLIGDKRDIGITLALLPRDTDGVEIGRRHFPLNSPFQNGPIRGKDVFIPLSQLIGGVEKAGLGWNMLNECLAVGRSITLPSTASGGAKFAAVVVGAYARIRKQFGLSIGRFEGVEEALARIGGKAYATSALSQATAAAVDRGDVPSVPSAIAKYHCTEMGREVASDFMDVVGGKGIILGPRNIGGRAWQASPIAITVEGANIMTRSLLIFGQGAILCHPWVMKEMKAAQNPDFAQAVEEFDENLFGHIGFAISNAVRSLWFGITGAKIGAAPGDDYTRRYFRKLDRYSANLALMADVSMLLLGGKLKFKESLSGRLGDVLSHIYMTSAMLKRYHDDGAPQAEQPLLAWAFHDSVHKIEVALSAALRNFPIRPVGWLMWALVFPWGRRAVPPGDRLSHRVAALLMSPNEARERLAQGVFLTPCANNPGGRIDSYLARAIAAEPVERKFQKALKTSDIEALDFASQLDEGVREGWITADERQQLEELREMTLDAITVDDFDPHELRSAGFYDLPQHRRQPREAA encoded by the coding sequence ATGAGCGTCGCCCTTCCCTTCATCGCATTCCTGCTCGTGGGTGCGTTCGCGGCCTACCACCGGCTGCGCCTCGCGGTCTGGGTTGCGATCACCGCGGTCGTGCTGGCGGCCTGCTGGCTGTTCGGCGCCAACCAGGCCGCGACGCTCGTCGCCGCCCTGCTGCTGGCCGCGATCGCGCTGCCGCTGCTGCTGCCGTTCGTGCGCAAGCCGCTGGTCACCACGCCTCTGCTGAAGTTCTTCCGCAAGGTGCTGCCGCCGCTGTCGCAGACCGAGCGCATCGCACTGGAGACCGGTTCGGTCGGCTTCGAGGGCGAGCTGTTCACCGGCGACCCGGACTGGAACAAGCTGCTGTCCTACCCGAAGCCGCAGCTCACCGAAGAGGAACAGGCCTTTCTCGATGGCCCGGTCGAGACGCTGTGCCGCATGGTCGACGACTGGCAGATCAACCACGTCCATGCCGACCTGCCGCCGGAACTGTGGCAGTTCATCAAGGACAACAGGTTCTTCGGCATGATCATCCCGAAGGAGTATGGCGGCCTCGGCTTCAGTGCGCTGGCGCACCACAAGGTGATCCAGAAGCTGGCGTCGATCAGCTCGGTGGTCAGTTCCACCGTCGGCGTGCCCAACTCGCTCGGCCCGGGCGAGCTGCTGATGCACTACGGCACCCCCGAACAGAAGGACTACTACCTGCCGCGCTTGGCGGCGGGCGAGGAAGTGCCCTGCTTCGGCCTGACCGGGCCGTTCGCGGGCTCCGACGCGACCTCGATTCCCGATTTCGGCATCGTCTGCAAGGGCGAGTGGAATGGCGCCAACGTGCTCGGCCTGCGCCTGACCTTCAACAAGCGCTACATCACCCTGGCGCCGGTGGCCTCCCTGATCGGCCTGGCCTTCCGCATGTACGATCCCGACGGCCTGATCGGCGACAAGCGCGACATCGGCATCACCCTGGCGCTGCTGCCGCGCGACACCGACGGCGTCGAGATCGGACGCCGCCACTTCCCGCTGAATTCGCCGTTCCAGAACGGCCCGATCCGCGGCAAGGACGTGTTCATCCCGCTCAGCCAGCTGATCGGCGGCGTGGAGAAGGCCGGCCTGGGCTGGAACATGCTCAACGAGTGCCTGGCCGTGGGCCGCTCGATCACCCTGCCCTCCACCGCCAGCGGCGGCGCAAAGTTCGCCGCGGTCGTGGTGGGTGCGTATGCGCGCATCCGCAAGCAGTTCGGGCTGTCGATCGGGCGCTTCGAGGGCGTCGAGGAAGCGCTCGCGCGCATCGGCGGCAAGGCCTACGCCACCAGCGCGCTGTCGCAGGCCACGGCCGCGGCGGTGGACCGCGGCGACGTGCCTTCGGTGCCGTCGGCGATCGCCAAGTACCACTGCACCGAGATGGGCCGCGAGGTCGCCAGCGACTTCATGGACGTCGTCGGCGGCAAGGGCATCATCCTCGGGCCGCGCAACATCGGCGGCCGCGCATGGCAGGCCTCGCCGATCGCGATCACGGTGGAAGGCGCGAACATCATGACCCGCAGCCTGCTGATCTTCGGCCAGGGCGCGATCCTGTGCCATCCGTGGGTGATGAAGGAGATGAAGGCGGCGCAGAACCCCGACTTCGCGCAGGCGGTCGAGGAGTTCGACGAGAACCTGTTCGGCCACATCGGCTTCGCGATCTCCAATGCGGTGCGCTCGCTGTGGTTCGGCATCACCGGCGCGAAGATCGGCGCGGCGCCGGGCGACGACTACACCCGCCGCTACTTCCGCAAGCTCGACCGCTATTCGGCCAACCTCGCGCTGATGGCCGACGTGTCGATGCTGCTGCTGGGCGGCAAGCTCAAGTTCAAGGAGTCGCTGTCCGGACGCCTGGGCGACGTGCTCAGCCACATCTACATGACCAGCGCGATGCTCAAGCGCTACCACGACGACGGCGCGCCGCAGGCCGAGCAGCCGTTGCTCGCGTGGGCCTTCCACGACAGCGTGCACAAGATCGAGGTGGCGCTGTCGGCCGCCCTGCGCAACTTCCCGATCCGGCCGGTCGGCTGGCTGATGTGGGCGCTGGTGTTCCCGTGGGGACGCCGCGCGGTGCCGCCGGGCGACCGCCTGAGCCATCGTGTCGCCGCGCTGCTGATGTCGCCGAACGAAGCCCGCGAGCGGCTCGCCCAGGGCGTGTTCCTGACCCCCTGCGCGAACAATCCGGGCGGCCGCATCGACAGCTACCTGGCCAGGGCGATCGCCGCCGAGCCGGTGGAGCGCAAGTTCCAGAAGGCGCTCAAGACCAGCGACATCGAAGCGCTCGACTTCGCCTCGCAGCTCGACGAGGGCGTGCGCGAGGGCTGGATCACCGCCGACGAGCGCCAGCAACTGGAAGAACTGCGCGAGATGACCCTGGACGCGATCACGGTCGACGACTTCGATCCGCATGAACTGCGGTCGGCCGGCTTCTACGATCTGCCGCAGCACCGCCGTCAGCCGCGCGAAGCCGCCTGA